AACAAGTTTTTGCTTCTATAGTAttcagcaaggtccttcagcagtgtccgactgctcttcctgattattgCATAAAAAGAATTAAGAGACGCATTGCTACGCAGCTTGATCAGCGAATGAGGttccgatgtgatgatgacgtgattcaattagacAATCagaccccacttctgtgtttacactaTAAACAGCACCAAATCGGCAAACTGCTaaagaaccttgctgaaaactatagtatTAAAACCGCTTGGGCAATTTATTACTTGAATCGGATACCTTGGGTTCAAAACACGATAGGAGCAAATCTGAACACTCCTTTAACGACTATGCAAAAAAATCACACCAATAAGTCCatgagtcattaacctcattcattaaCATCACAAAAGgatgtttaattgtatttttgaaagCTTTAATAAATTAATGGCAAAACAATATGCACACAAATTGTGTCCACTTCAAAACATTATGTTTTGAAGCGATGTGCATTAATAAATACCAAAGGCCATCTGTTATTGGTTCATTtgcctcatgaatattaatgagttataaatatttatgaataGGTCAATTTATTACTTCTAGCACACTGAAGTAGCAGACTATTCTATTAAAATACTACTACATTTTACATACATTTGATCTTTACTAATTTGTGGGAAAAGTTGGTGGCACTCGGTGGTCACAAACTTTTAAGCTTAACATTACTGGTGAAGAAATAATGTGTTGGCAGGTGCCCTGTGTAGCACACACAACTTGAGTTAGCattactatagggccttttaaacacactatatccaagaaccgctaaaacccactaaccgctccacccgatCTTCTGGGAAATTAGCAGTCACTGGTTTAGCAGTTCTCTATGGATATAGCCAAGTTTTATGATATAGcgtggttttggatcaccacagtcaaaaggccctatactagtagggctaactTGAGTCTGGTTGCCCTAGTCTAACCCATCTTTGGTGTTGCCTTCAGGAAAGTCTTGTTCTCTTGTTAAATTCTTTGGTACTAATTATTGATCTACAGAGATATTCTACCCTCAACAGAAACCTATCAAAACACATGTTcaaaaatgaatagaatctattaCATGATCTGGAAAGCTATAGGATTTGAAAAGTGCCCATCATTTTCCGCAAAACCCTGAAAGCATAAACCAGACCTGCATCTTCTGGGCATTCAGTCAATTCAAATCGCTATTGGTTTAGCCTTGATTTATTattctggtcttgttttgagttcacagaactcaTTCAAGCATTACAGAATTTGTCATCTGTCAAAGGTACTAAtattgcctgtcccaggagcaaacagCCCGTCCAAAATGACAGgcagacaggtggctagctaacacacTGGTGTCACACAATGCTCCCCtaccaatttttttgtcatctCTAATGACCTAAAGTTTCTTCACTTTACGCCTTGTAATAGATTTTATTCATTTATGAAGTGGCATAAATCTAAATATTTGTAATTCGTTGACTGTTTACTTGCCCCTTTTCCCTACAGGCCTCCAGCCATAAGAGATAGGtataaattgtttttttgtgtatttttttttcttcaaacaaaCTAATCTAAGAATAAACTCTTGAAAGGAATCGTAAATGATTTTTTGTTTCATACAGAGTTATCGCCTTTTCATAAAAGAAAGTGTCAAACATAATATTGTGTCATAGAGTATCATGCCAAAAGCTTAAAGAAGTGCATCCAACATCTGATTGATCTCACAAGCTGCATCATTAATTAATCACGAACATATTagtttataaacatgataaatgcaatGTTGCAGCATGTAAAAGTGGCAGGCTGACAGCCATTTATAATGTGAGCCAGTCATTTTGTTCTGACAGAGGCATACATGTATTATCCTTATCAAATATCTTACAAGAATGTATAATGCTACATGACACTGTGAGATGTTTGACTTGATTGCCTACTATTCCACAAAGGAAAATTTTTAAACCTCTAACATCCAAATAACATTTCATTGAGCTGCATAGATTCGGTAACATGAGGTTTGTAATAAAAGTTAACATATGCACCATATATTGTCAAGGGGGGAAAACCCACAAAAAATGGCACAAACATTTCCCCACTACAAAgtactaaataataatattacataTGATGAATGTATTATATGTGAATTAAATCAAATTCTTTCTTGTTTTTAACATCTTGTCCAAGTAATGAGGAAATGTACAAGTTTACAAAAGGCCCAAAGTATTACTTTAATTCTAACATagatttaaataaaacatttacagccATGTTGTTAATTTTAAGACATAaacaaaaaacatagaataagaaCATATCCCAACATGATACAACAATGGTTAACTGTGAATACACATCTGGGCGGAATATCAACTTGAGTTCTGAATTCGCAAAGACTTCATAAGCATTCTGACCACGGTACCCCGGGGTgttactcccattgtggcctgtacaccatccgcgataatcaacttttgaagaGCACCCTAAACAAGAATTTAACCATTGGCTAAAACGAtgaccctaaacaggtaacacgcgcctgttagctcctgttttcacacccaacacagattttattccttgcatccaaTTTCATatcctaaatttcatttctgcgtattagcaattgcaattttgctacctctTTTCTcactttttcatgttttgacaccctaaacacgatacttGCAGCAGTATCGTGCCTATCCAcctgaaaaactacccttttacgcgtttatattatcacggatggtgtacaggccacaattgaGTGACCCCGGCACGGTACTCACATTTAGTGCCTCAGAGAATCTGAAAGTGCAtccatatttataccaatttttaAAAGTGGGTTTGGAGTATGGCAGGCCTCAAAAATAGGCTTGGATACTTTTAAAGGATGAGATGTCTTTCTGAAATCAGTCATCAATATAGATCCTAGAGGATAACAAATGATCTCCAAGTGCAAGATTTCTGGATAATTATAGATGAGTGGCTTTGTTATGAGTCAATGACTCCTGGATATAAACTTGCTTGGCACAACTCATAATCTGGTGAAAGGTCCCAGTATACATGTCCTGTGTGGTGATGTTTCTTGCATATTGCTTCATATAGTTGACATGTTCCTTTCCAAGGGTCCCATTGACATACACTGTGTTGTTCTGTGTCTTTACTATGCCATGTTGTTGTTTCCAATGGAACTGATATAAGTTCTACTTGTTCATTGCTACATGATGCATCAATACCGCATGTGACGATCTGCataagaaaaatatcaaaattattttagcaAAACATTACAAATTTTCATACTGAATTTAAAGtagaatataattatttacaattTCAGCTGTATAAAAAGATTTCCTTAGGTTTGGCTGAGGTTAAACAATGCACTGTTTAAAAATATCTCTGAAGTTTGTTGTATATTCCACTTTGTGAGAGGTGCAGCTTTGGGTgaaggcattcatgtatacttcatcaaaatatcgctgagtatcgcgaagaattgttgcccgcCCTGTGCTTTTTTTATAGAAACTTCACTGGCCTACCTCCCCCCAAGTCCCAAAGTGGAATATACATCGGACTTGAGACATTGAAATTGTGTGTACATTGATACAGCTActatagtttgtttggcttataattggcacaagactcataacattgtgtattgctaTGGATGCATTTGGGCACAGCACTTATATGAATTACACAATAATTTTAGACAATTATAAGCAGAACTAAAAATTGTAGAAAGTACTCAGATCTTGAATACTGTGTATAACATTAAAGTAACTTCGAAAAGTTGTTCAAAACTTGAGAAATTATgagaaaatataattatgttaaatctGTATAATTTGTTTTTCATATAACCTGACTCATTTGATGTTCTCTCACCTTAACATGACAGTTATTTTTGTATGCATGCCTTAGACCTTCCACCTGTTTGGGTGTGACTTCAGACCATTTGTGATGGTAGTTGCACAGGTTAAAGCTGTGTTTGCCCAACATTTTGTCAAAAGAACctgaaaagaagagaaaaaagcaGAAAATTAGCCACATATATTTatgtaaacatattttttttttttttttctttgtctttttttgtaATACCTGTACATTGGTTTTCAGTCAAGAAGAACCACGAGTTTGAGCACAGATCCTAgttctttctagggtctgtgcttTGAGAATTCTGGTGATTTACTACATTTTTTGCTTTGTCAcaaatttgtgtaaatattttatgtttaagTACAAGCGACTAAGTGCTGTGGTATCATGGGGTGcctgtgatgtaatgtaatgtaatgtaatgtaatgtaatgtaatgtaatgtaatgtaatgcattaTTATTGTCTTGTTAAGTaacaaaatatcattattttcgtATGTGGACAGAATATTTCCATCTTTAGTTTATCATTTTATTTGCTTGTCAAAGAATTGAAAAatagggagggagagagagagaaggggcGACTTACCCATAAATAGAAACTGCATGCCCTTGTCCAAATGTCCAATGCCACAGAGTATTTCTTGGTAGGGTGTGTATAGGTACATGACTTGATTGCGATGAATATCATCTCCTTTGTATACCTGACTCACTATCACCTTGTATGCTCTCTCTGCACTGTGGATCACATCAGAAGACAAAGAAACAGCACCATTTCTAACAATGTGATCTGCACTGGGCCAAACAACATGCGAGTCTATAACGGTAGCTCGTATAGCTGtagagaagaaaaagaagaacagAAAATATCGTATTTAGTGATTCAGCAGTACTTAATTTACTTGTTGTATGGCCTATGTTTGAAGAGGCCATCCTAGCTTGAATGGACAACTTAACATggttaatttgtcattttttaatacAGAATGTACATTTAATCACCAGTATgcgatgagaactacctgccgattggccaaaatgaacattgcatccaattttgaaccaatcaaggagggtatttaataagatcatctgcaaattcaagtttgaccataaatagtataaaataaagcctagtcataataaGCAATTGAAattagcatttcaagttatcaaccaatcagaaatgctgttaggtgaccagtagtgtccagggggttaaatagAGATGAAAATGAATAATACATGA
The Amphiura filiformis chromosome 3, Afil_fr2py, whole genome shotgun sequence DNA segment above includes these coding regions:
- the LOC140148196 gene encoding metalloproteinase inhibitor 3-like, coding for MELTWCSKWSTFTGCVLIWTCLLKIAQSCTCLPKHPQQHYCESDYAIRATVIDSHVVWPSADHIVRNGAVSLSSDVIHSAERAYKVIVSQVYKGDDIHRNQVMYLYTPYQEILCGIGHLDKGMQFLFMGSFDKMLGKHSFNLCNYHHKWSEVTPKQVEGLRHAYKNNCHVKIVTCGIDASCSNEQVELISVPLETTTWHSKDTEQHSVCQWDPWKGTCQLYEAICKKHHHTGHVYWDLSPDYELCQASLYPGVIDS